Below is a window of Longimicrobium terrae DNA.
CAGCCCGGTCACCGTGCGCGGCCGCGAGCCCAGCGCGGAAACCACGAGGGTGAGCGAGCGCACCACGTCGCCCGCGTCCAGGTCCGCCACGGCGGCGATGGACAGCAGGGGAAAGTCGATGCTGTTGCGCTGCCGCACCTTCTGGTACGACATCCGGGCGCCCGGGCCGGGAAGCGGAACGCGGATGCGCGCCACCAGTTCGTCGCGGCGGCGCACCGTGTTCCACTGCCCGTCGGCGATGTAGAACGCCTCCACCGGCAGCCTCCGCGTCCCCTCCGCGGAAACCAGGTCCACGCGCGCGCCCAGCGCGATGAGCGCGGTGGCCGCGTCGGCGGAGTGGGCGGCCACGCACTTCTTGCCCGTGCGCGTCACGTGGCAGACGGTGCCGTCCTTCTTGAGGCAGTAGCCCAGCGCGTTGCGCCAGAACTCGCTCTGGTTGTAGTAGGTGCAGCGCGTGTCCAGGCACAGGTTTCCGCCCAGGGTGCCCTGGTTGCGGATCTGCGGCCCGGCCACCTGCCCCGCCGCCTGCGCCAGCGCGGGAATCCACCGCAACACCCGCGGGTCGCGCGCCGCCTCGCTCAGCGTAACCGCCGCGCCCAGAACCAGTTCCGCGCCTCCACCCTCCCCGTCCGCCGGCCGGCCTTCCGCGTCCGCCACGCCGATGCCGTGCAGATCCGCGATCCCCTTGAGCGCCACCAGGTGCCGCGGGGTGAACAGGCGGTGCTTCATGTTGGGCATCAGGTCCGTGCCGCCGGCGATGGGCACCGCGTCCTCGTGCGCGTGCAGAAAGGCGACGGCTTCGGCCAGCGTGCTCGGGCGGTGGTACGTGTATTCGTGAAGACGAAGCATCGGCGCGCGGCGGGCGGTTGGTTTCGAACGGGCGTTCAACATATCGCGCCGCCCCCGGATGATCCAGATGGGCGGCGCGTTTGTTTGATGAGGCGCGGTCGGCGGACGGATGACGCGGATCGCGCGCACCGCCTTTTCCGTCACGCCGGACCCGTGTGCGACCGAAGGATCTGATTTCCGCCGAACCGGCGTCAGGCGACGCACACCCGTTCTCGTGCGGAAGGCAGATCCTTCGTCGGCGCCAAGGTCTGGCGCGGCAGACACTTCGTCCGGCGCCTCCTCAGGATGACGCCAACGGCCTCGGGCGTCTACTCGTCCGCGAGAAGCTGCGTGGCGGCGCGGGCGGCCAGTGGGAGGCGGATGATGAACTCCGCGCCCTCTCCGCCCGTTTCGCCCATCTCCAGGTCCCCGCCCAGGTGCCGCGCCAGCCGGCGCGCCAGCGTGAGCCCCAGTCCGGTGCCGCGGTTGGCGGAGTCCGATCGCGCCTCGTCGCCCAGCTGCTCGAACGCCTCAAAGATGCGGTCGCGGTCCCCGGGGGCGACGCCGGGGCCGGTGTCGCGCACCACGATCTCCATCCACCCCGGCTGCTCCGCCACCCTCGCCTGCACGCCCACCGAGCCGCGCGAGGTGAACTTGATGGCGTTCGACACCACCGGCGTCACGATCTGGCGCAGCCGCTCCGGATCCGCGAACACGGGAGGAAGCTCCAGTGGCAGGTCCACGGAGAACGACAGCCCCTTCGCCTCGGCCTGCTGGCGCAGGTGCGGAAGCACGTTCCCCAGGAATGGCTCCATCTCCACCGCGGCGGGAAATACGGGGAGCCGCTCGATTTCCAGCGTGGTCAGAAGCAGCACGTCGTCGATCAGACGCGCCAGGTGCTCCGCGCACACGCTGGCGCGTTCCGATGCGCGCACGGCACCCGCGGGGACCTCGCCATACGTCGCCGTGGCCAGCAGATGGGTGTATCCCACGATGGCGTTGAGCGGTGTCCGCAGTTCATGGCTGACGGCGGCAAAGAAGCGGCTCTTGGCCCGGCTGGCCTCTTCCGCCTCCGCGGCCAGGCGCGCCAGCTCCAGCTCCTTGGTAAGCCGGTCGGTGACGTCTTCGAATAGGATGGATACCCCGCCATCCGGCAGCGCGTGCGTCCACGCATCAAAGCGGCGCCCCGTGAAGGTGCGCGGGTGGATGGCGGACAGGTGGCGCGGCTGCCGGTCCACCATGGTGGCGCGAATGGTGGTGCCCAGTTCCGGCGGCTCCGGCGGCAGCAGTTCCCACAGCGAGGTGCCGACGGCGCGCTCGCGGCGCAGCGAAACCAGCACCTCCGCCGCGCGGTTCACATACGTGATGCGCCACTCGGCGTCCGTGGCGATGAAGCCGTCGCGAATGCTTTCCAGCAGCTGCGCGTAGCGGTCGGTCAGCCGGCGTTCCGCGGTGGAATCGCGGAAATGCACGGCCACACCGCCGTCTTCCAGCGTGGTGGCGTGCGCGGCCAGGTGGCGCGCGAACAGTTCCCCGTCCACCAGAACGGTGAGCGGGACCACGGCGGCGCCCCGCTCGGAGCGCACCATGCGTTCGCGCAGCACGCTTCCGGCGTCACCGGGCAGCAGGCTCCACAGCGGCTGCTCGAGCGCGTCCGTGCGGGAAATCCCGAACAGGCGCTCGGCGGCGGCGTTCCAGTACGTGACGCGTGACTCGGCGTCGGCCAGACAGAAGGCGTCGGCCAGCGCTTCGAGCCCGGCGTGACGGGCAATCTCCAGGGTGGACACGGGAGACACGGTGGCGCTCCAGGGCTCCGCCCCCGGCGAGGGGCGAAAGGGGAAACGGCGACATCGCTGCACTCTGCGTGCCGCCGGCCATGTGAACAGACCCGCGGGAATGCGGGAGGTTCCTTTCGGGACACAGAGTGGACAGGGGAGAGTGCGTGAGTGCTGGGTGCGTGAGTGCGTCAGTGCGGAACAGGTCCGGGATGCGGTGCCTGGCATGCGGCGCCGGCTGTGGCCCTCACCCCGCGCGCTCCGCGCGACGACCCTCTCCCACGAACGGATGTGGGAGAGGGAGCACACCCCAGGATCGTGCGCATCCCGAACGCGGTTGAAGCCCCGAACCGGACGCGACAGCGGCCGGTGTCGGGGGTTCCCGCTGTTTGAGCGGCGGATTCATTCGCTCTCGCGGCGGAGGGTGGGCGAGTAGTACGAGCCCGGGTGGGGGCCACCCGCGAACTCCGCGCAACGGCCCGATCCCGTCCGCCCTCTCTCATCCAGACACCGACCGGCCGCTCACCCCAGCAGTGCCGCGGCGAGCGCGGCGCGCAGCATCACCCGCCCCTGCTGCACCGCCCCGCCGTAATCCCAGCCTTCGTGATACGCGTCCGTAGGCTGGTGGTAGTGCGTGGACACGAACTCCTCGTACCACCGCTCGCCCCACCCTTCCGGCCGCCCCTCGTACGCAAGGCCGTGATCCATCGCCACCGCGTCCACGCCGGCGCGCGCGAGCGGAAAGTGGTCCTGCCGAAAGAACATTCCCTGCTCGGGATGCGCCTCGGGGCGGATCTCCATCCCTTCCTCATCCGCCGCGGCGCGCACCAGGGCGCCCAGCGGGGAACGGTCGATGCCCAGCGGCGCCAAGTCCCGCGTGCGTCCCTGCAGGTTGGCGCCATCCACGTTCAGCACCCCCTCCGTGGCGGCAAGCGGAAAAAGCGGGTGCCGCGCGTACCACGTGGCGCCCAGCAGCCCCGACTCCTCCGCCGTCGTGGTGATGAACAGCAGCGGCCGCGGCGCGCGCACCGCCGATTCCGCCACCGACTCGGCGATGGCGAGCAGAAGCGCGACGCCGCTCGCGTTGTCGTACGCGCCGGGGTAGACGCGCGTCTCGCCGTCCGGCCCGGTGCGCACGCCCAAGTGGTCGTAGTGCGAGGTCAGCAGCACGGGCTCGCCGGCGCGCGCAGGATCGGAGCCGGGAAGCAGGCCCACGACGTTGGCGGAATGCACCTCCGTCAAGTCGCTCGTCACTTCCGCATGCATCCGCGCACGCAGCGGCACGGGGCGGAAGCCGCGCCGTTCGCTTGCCGCCATCAGCGCGTCAAGATCCTCCCCTGCGCGCCGGACCAGTTCGCGCGCGGCGGATTCCGAAATCCACCCGTGCACCGGGAGCGGAAACTCCGGCTCGCCCGCCGTATCGAACTGCTGGCCGGTGTTGGATGAGCGCACCACGTTCCACCCGTACCCGGCGGACGCGTCCGTGTGGATGAGGAGAGCGCCGGCCGCGCCACGCCGGGACGCTTCCTCGAACTTGTACGTCCACCGTCCGTAATACGTCAGCGCGCGGCCGTCGAAGAAGCCCGGCGTCTCCTCCGTCCCCGGATCGTTCACGCGGATCAGCAGCACCTTCCCCGCCACATCCGCGCCCGCGAAGTCGTCCCATTCCCACTCCGGCGCGGTGATGCCGAACCCGGCGAACACGATCTCCGCATCCACCGAGACGTGCGCGTCGGGGATGCCGGCCTCCAGCACGTACTCGTCCGGATACGCGGGCGCCATCTCGCCGTCCGCCACTGCGAACCGCAGCGTGGGCGCGGCGATCATCCCGCGCAGCGCTACGGGCTGCAGGTGCGATCCGCCCAGCGGCTGCAGCCCCATCCGCTGCATCTGCGCCCGGATGTACTCCATGGCCAGCGTGCCGCCGCGGGTGCCCGGCGCGCGCCCTTCCAGCAGCGGATGCGCGAGAAAGCGGAGGTGCGCGTCGATCGTTTCCGGACGGATGCGCGCAAGCGCGGCCTCCAGCGCGGCGGAGTCGGACGTCATGGCGATTCGGCCAGTTCCACGCGTCCGGCTCCCGCGGGGCGGACGCGTCCCAGGTTGGTGAGATGCGCGATGATGGCGCCAAGCGATCCTTCCGCCGCGCGGCGCAGCGCGGGATTCAGCTCCGGGCCGTAGACGCGGCCGACCAGTTCGCCGGGCGACGCGGGGCCGTCCGCCAGCGCGAACTCCACCTGGACGATGCGCGTCGCACGGTGCGCGCGATACCGCGCGATGGCGGCAACCGCGTCGGGGATGGCCGGGCCGTGCGCCGGGTGCAGTACCGACGGCCGCAGCGCCTCTACCCGGTCCAGCGACGCCAGATAGTCCGACAGATCGCCTTCCGGCGGCGCGACGAGCGTCGTGTCGGAGCCGCCCAGGAACAGGTCGCCCGCGATCAGCGCGCCCGCGTCCGGCCCGTCCGCCAGCAGATAGCAGAGGTGATCGGGCGCGTGTCCCGGCGTGTGGACGGCGCGCAGCACGCCCTGATCCGTGTCGACCGTGTCGCCATCCGAGAGTTCCCGCGTCTGCACGCCGTCCCACGTCCAGCCGCCGGCACCGGCAAAGAAGGCGACCGGCGCGCCCGTGCGCCGCGCCAGCTCCGGCGCGCCCGCGGAGTGGTCCGCGTGCGAGTGCGTGAGGAGGATGAGCGCCGGGGCGCGGCCGTCCAGCGCCTCCACGATCGCGTCCAGGTGCGCGGGATCGTCCGGGCCGGGGTCGATCACGACGGGCCGCTCGTGTCCGATGAGGAACGTTCGCGTTCCATCAAACGTCATCGGCGACGGATTGTGGGCGAGAATGATGCGCATGGCGGATCAGGGCGCGGGAAGCGGGCGGAGCACGGCGCGGACGGGCGAGGCGTCCGCCTCCATCAATCGCAGCGGGAGCGCGATCAGGTCGTACTCGCCCTCCGCGACGTCATCCAGCAGCAGGTTTTCGAGGATGGCGATCCCCGCCGCGAGCAGCACGCGGTGCGCGGCGAGATCGGCCGAGTCGTACGGATCGACCGATGGCGCGTCCGTCCCCAGCAGCCGCAATCCGCCAGAGGCGAGCAGGCGCGCGGCCTCCGGCGTCGGCGCGGCAAAAGCGGTGGGAAACACGGACGGGGCAGTCCACGCGCCGGTGTGGATCAGCAGCCGCTCAGGCGCGTGGTCTTCGAGGACCGATCGCGCCCACTCCTCATCCAGCACCGTTCCCGCCGCCACACGCACCACCCGCGCGCGGCCGATGAACGCCTCCAGCGGCGCCGTGCCGATCCGCGCGCCCTCCTCCAGCACGTGGTACGGCCCGTCCGCGTGCGTTCCCGTGTGGGCGCTGCACCGGATTTCCGCCACGTTGGCGGCGGAATCCGTACCGATCCGCGCCGTCCACTCCACCGCGCAGGGCGCGT
It encodes the following:
- a CDS encoding FAD binding domain-containing protein, with product MLRLHEYTYHRPSTLAEAVAFLHAHEDAVPIAGGTDLMPNMKHRLFTPRHLVALKGIADLHGIGVADAEGRPADGEGGGAELVLGAAVTLSEAARDPRVLRWIPALAQAAGQVAGPQIRNQGTLGGNLCLDTRCTYYNQSEFWRNALGYCLKKDGTVCHVTRTGKKCVAAHSADAATALIALGARVDLVSAEGTRRLPVEAFYIADGQWNTVRRRDELVARIRVPLPGPGARMSYQKVRQRNSIDFPLLSIAAVADLDAGDVVRSLTLVVSALGSRPRTVTGLDKLAPGQRLAEIVEAVAQQAYKQCHPLENIIVDPEWRRAMVPVYVRRALLQMISAPALAA
- a CDS encoding cyclase family protein, translating into MDVTRPVVSGMPVWPGDAPCAVEWTARIGTDSAANVAEIRCSAHTGTHADGPYHVLEEGARIGTAPLEAFIGRARVVRVAAGTVLDEEWARSVLEDHAPERLLIHTGAWTAPSVFPTAFAAPTPEAARLLASGGLRLLGTDAPSVDPYDSADLAAHRVLLAAGIAILENLLLDDVAEGEYDLIALPLRLMEADASPVRAVLRPLPAP
- a CDS encoding MBL fold metallo-hydrolase is translated as MRIILAHNPSPMTFDGTRTFLIGHERPVVIDPGPDDPAHLDAIVEALDGRAPALILLTHSHADHSAGAPELARRTGAPVAFFAGAGGWTWDGVQTRELSDGDTVDTDQGVLRAVHTPGHAPDHLCYLLADGPDAGALIAGDLFLGGSDTTLVAPPEGDLSDYLASLDRVEALRPSVLHPAHGPAIPDAVAAIARYRAHRATRIVQVEFALADGPASPGELVGRVYGPELNPALRRAAEGSLGAIIAHLTNLGRVRPAGAGRVELAESP
- a CDS encoding M28 family peptidase yields the protein MTSDSAALEAALARIRPETIDAHLRFLAHPLLEGRAPGTRGGTLAMEYIRAQMQRMGLQPLGGSHLQPVALRGMIAAPTLRFAVADGEMAPAYPDEYVLEAGIPDAHVSVDAEIVFAGFGITAPEWEWDDFAGADVAGKVLLIRVNDPGTEETPGFFDGRALTYYGRWTYKFEEASRRGAAGALLIHTDASAGYGWNVVRSSNTGQQFDTAGEPEFPLPVHGWISESAARELVRRAGEDLDALMAASERRGFRPVPLRARMHAEVTSDLTEVHSANVVGLLPGSDPARAGEPVLLTSHYDHLGVRTGPDGETRVYPGAYDNASGVALLLAIAESVAESAVRAPRPLLFITTTAEESGLLGATWYARHPLFPLAATEGVLNVDGANLQGRTRDLAPLGIDRSPLGALVRAAADEEGMEIRPEAHPEQGMFFRQDHFPLARAGVDAVAMDHGLAYEGRPEGWGERWYEEFVSTHYHQPTDAYHEGWDYGGAVQQGRVMLRAALAAALLG
- a CDS encoding ATP-binding protein; protein product: MSPVSTLEIARHAGLEALADAFCLADAESRVTYWNAAAERLFGISRTDALEQPLWSLLPGDAGSVLRERMVRSERGAAVVPLTVLVDGELFARHLAAHATTLEDGGVAVHFRDSTAERRLTDRYAQLLESIRDGFIATDAEWRITYVNRAAEVLVSLRRERAVGTSLWELLPPEPPELGTTIRATMVDRQPRHLSAIHPRTFTGRRFDAWTHALPDGGVSILFEDVTDRLTKELELARLAAEAEEASRAKSRFFAAVSHELRTPLNAIVGYTHLLATATYGEVPAGAVRASERASVCAEHLARLIDDVLLLTTLEIERLPVFPAAVEMEPFLGNVLPHLRQQAEAKGLSFSVDLPLELPPVFADPERLRQIVTPVVSNAIKFTSRGSVGVQARVAEQPGWMEIVVRDTGPGVAPGDRDRIFEAFEQLGDEARSDSANRGTGLGLTLARRLARHLGGDLEMGETGGEGAEFIIRLPLAARAATQLLADE